The Helianthus annuus cultivar XRQ/B chromosome 16, HanXRQr2.0-SUNRISE, whole genome shotgun sequence genome includes a window with the following:
- the LOC110920227 gene encoding F-box/FBD/LRR-repeat protein At1g13570, whose protein sequence is MELIHGTHKASKFAPQDFITNMPDNVVTNILGRLPLRDAVRTSILSRNWRFKWTMLSQIVIAASFFGYLSQTSYRNNRVRVIDRILLHVRGAITKFFLSIDEVIDDEDINHWILFLSRKGIKDLTIKNWYVTPLKLHTHLFSCLELKHLTLSNCYFNPPPTFHGFPNLLSLNLSVVFEENTELGPFFTRCPLLESLTINDCRKVGKVKLIEIAKLENLKMLSLILHDPDFEMIKSSGTILGSLAKLQELYLDFKDCHVRLK, encoded by the coding sequence ATGGAACTCATTCACGGGACACATAAAGCATCCAAGTTTGCACCACAAGATTTTATTACCAACATGCCTGATAACGTGGTAACAAATATCCTGGGTCGATTGCCATTACGAGATGCAGTGAGGACTAGTATCTTGTCGAGAAACTGGAGGTTTAAGTGGACTATGCTTAGCCAAATCGTAATTGCTGCTAGCTTCTTTGGATATTTATCACAAACATCATACAGAAATAATCGTGTGAGAGTTATAGATAGGATTCTTCTTCATGTTAGAGGTGCAATTACAAAGTTTTTCCTCTCCATAGACGAGGTAATTGATGATGAAGATATCAATCACTGGATTTTGTTCTTGTCGAGAAAAGGAATTAAGGACCTCACTATTAAGAATTGGTATGTAACACCACTCAAGTTGCATACCCATCTTTTCTCTTGTTTAGAGTTGAAACATTTGACACTTTCGAACTGTTATTTCAATCCTCCACCTACTTTTCATGGTTTCCCAAACCTATTGAGCTTAAACTTGTCTGTGGTATTTGAAGAAAACACCGAACTTGGGCCATTTTTTACTAGGTGTCCTTTACTTGAGAGTTTGACCATCAATGATTGCCGTAAAGTAGGCAAAGTAAAACTAATTGAGATTGCAAAACTTGAAAATCTCAAAATGTTATCTTTGATATTGCATGATCCTGACTTTGAGATGATCAAAAGTTCCGGTACTATTCTGGGTTCTCTAGCAAAACTTCAAGAGCTTTATTTGGATTTTAAAGACTGCCATGTAAGGCTAAAATGA
- the LOC110920499 gene encoding protein LURP-one-related 8: MAKVYPETIIPVVNAKNPFVLTVWKKSLLFGCDGFTVYNSNGNLAFRVDNYFVKGNREIVLMDASGRSLHTIRRKMLSLANNFLVYDGESVNPRFSVTKHVNVLNTKSLAYVSTSKNRNKRNVIYEIQGSYAHGRNQRGVKRVR, encoded by the exons ATGGCAAAGGTTTATCCTGAGACCATCATTCCAGTTGTAAACGCTAAGAATCCGTTCGTCTTGACGGTGTGGAAGAAGTCTTTGCTCTTCGGTTGCGATGGGTTTACAGTGTACAACTCCAATGGAAATCTTGCATTTCGAGTGGACAACTATTTCGTGAAAGGAAATCGAGAGATTGTTCTCATGGATGCCTCAGGCCGCAGTCTCCACACCATTAGGCGCAAG ATGTTGAGCCTAGCAAACAACTTTCTTGTGTATGATGGTGAAAGTGTAAATCCCCGATTTTCAGTGACCAAACATGTGAATGTATTGAACACCAAGTCACTCGCATATGTGAGCACATCAAAGAACAGGAACAAAAGAAATGTGATCTATGAGATCCAAGGATCATATGCTCATGGGCGGAACCAGAGGGGGGTCAAGAGGGTCCGTTGA